One Chloroflexota bacterium genomic region harbors:
- a CDS encoding amidohydrolase, whose product MAPKPGAHENLVSGDSHVVEPPNLWVDRLGSKFGDRTPRVIRDRKGDKFVLPGAAPMGFGVLGSAGRTMTSVTSLFDDMRLGGWDPHERFKDMARDGIYAEVLYPSLAMRLYAYGKDSSYQSACFAAYNDWLAEYCATAPDRLIGVALISLTDLREAIKEMWRAARLGLRGVLIAGSQPLQSHYGQPKYFPFWAEAETLGLPISLHSFTGAHQADEGSGLLEYGLAHFHAQRSIAQMLFGGVFQHFPGLHVVSVENDAGWAAHLMERLDWTHEHKGIRLGKPLNSLPSEQLREHVCYTFSREKAAIATRKLIGVENLMWASDYPHDDSTWPESQRIIFETFKGVGPEELRKMTCLNAARLYNVRGVDDEWGYLQRGRPKVAVRPRVRRATS is encoded by the coding sequence ATGGCACCGAAGCCCGGCGCGCACGAAAATCTCGTCTCCGGCGACTCCCACGTCGTTGAGCCGCCGAATCTTTGGGTTGACCGCCTCGGCAGCAAGTTCGGCGACCGCACCCCCCGCGTGATCCGCGATCGCAAGGGCGATAAGTTTGTCCTCCCCGGCGCCGCGCCCATGGGCTTCGGCGTCCTCGGCTCCGCCGGCCGTACCATGACCTCCGTCACCAGCCTCTTTGATGACATGCGCCTCGGCGGCTGGGACCCTCACGAGCGATTCAAGGACATGGCCCGCGACGGCATCTACGCCGAGGTCCTCTACCCAAGCCTGGCCATGCGCCTCTACGCCTACGGCAAGGATAGCTCCTACCAGTCCGCCTGCTTCGCCGCCTATAACGATTGGCTCGCCGAATACTGCGCCACCGCCCCCGATCGCCTCATCGGTGTGGCCCTCATCTCCCTCACCGATCTCCGCGAGGCCATCAAAGAGATGTGGCGCGCCGCACGCCTCGGACTTAGGGGCGTCCTCATCGCCGGGTCGCAGCCCCTTCAGAGCCACTATGGCCAGCCCAAGTACTTTCCCTTCTGGGCGGAGGCGGAAACCCTCGGCCTGCCCATCAGCCTCCACTCGTTCACCGGCGCCCATCAGGCCGATGAAGGGAGCGGGCTTCTGGAGTACGGCCTGGCCCACTTCCACGCCCAGCGCTCCATCGCCCAGATGCTCTTCGGCGGCGTCTTCCAGCACTTCCCCGGCCTCCACGTCGTCTCCGTGGAGAACGATGCCGGCTGGGCCGCGCATCTCATGGAGCGCCTCGATTGGACCCACGAGCATAAGGGCATACGTCTGGGAAAGCCGCTCAACAGCCTCCCCAGCGAGCAGCTGCGGGAGCACGTCTGTTACACCTTCAGCCGGGAAAAGGCCGCCATCGCCACCCGCAAGCTCATCGGTGTCGAGAACCTCATGTGGGCCTCCGATTACCCGCACGATGACAGCACGTGGCCGGAATCCCAGCGCATCATCTTTGAGACCTTCAAGGGCGTCGGCCCGGAAGAGCTGCGCAAGATGACCTGCCTCAATGCCGCCCGTCTCTACAACGTACGCGGCGTTGACGATGAGTGGGGCTATCTGCAGAGAGGCCGCCCAAAGGTCGCCGTGCGCCCCCGCGTCCGCCGTGCCACCTCCTGA